From a single Aggregatilinea lenta genomic region:
- a CDS encoding globin, protein MSDSDLSVYEQIGPEAFERLIDGFYRRVATDPVLRPMYPDDELDAAARRLRLFLIQLFGGPATYSDERGHPRLRARHLPFRIDQAARDVWMQHMQAALDEAEIADPARGAMLAYFERAATGMINTYNPD, encoded by the coding sequence ATGAGTGACTCGGATTTGAGCGTGTACGAGCAGATTGGGCCGGAGGCGTTCGAGCGCCTGATCGACGGCTTTTACCGCCGCGTGGCGACGGACCCCGTGCTGCGCCCGATGTATCCCGACGACGAGCTTGACGCGGCGGCCCGGCGGCTGCGCCTGTTCCTGATCCAGTTGTTCGGTGGTCCGGCGACGTACTCCGACGAGCGCGGACACCCGCGCTTGCGCGCGCGACATCTTCCGTTTAGGATTGATCAGGCGGCGCGCGACGTGTGGATGCAGCATATGCAAGCCGCGCTGGATGAGGCGGAGATTGCCGATCCGGCGCGGGGCGCGATGCTGGCCTACTTCGAGCGGGCCGCAACGGGCATGATCAATACGTACAACCCCGATTAG